In 'Nostoc azollae' 0708, the following are encoded in one genomic region:
- the lpxD gene encoding UDP-3-O-(3-hydroxymyristoyl)glucosamine N-acyltransferase: MKFSQIASKLSDTIKAHSLTANPEQDPEITGVVAIDKAIEGTISYVEGAKLVSLINSTNASALILPLDEKLHTQATERGIAWLGTTEPRLLFAKVIALFYQPYRPSAEIHPTAVIHGTAKIGNDVYIGAHVVIQPGVEIGNSAIIHPNVVIYPDVKIGERTTLHANCTIHERTRIGADCVIHSSAVIGAEGFGFVPTDTGWLKMEQSGYTVLEDGVEVGCNTAIDRPAVGETRVGRNTKIDNLVQIGHGCEIGAGCAIAGQAGMAGGVKVGNRVILAGQTGIANQVKIGDGAIASAQAGIHNNIAPGDIVSGSPAMPHKLYLKVSAIYSRLPDIYQSVKQLQRQLGQQ; encoded by the coding sequence ATGAAGTTCAGCCAAATTGCTAGTAAATTAAGCGACACTATTAAAGCTCACAGTCTCACCGCTAACCCAGAACAAGATCCAGAAATTACTGGAGTTGTAGCCATAGATAAAGCTATAGAAGGTACTATCAGCTATGTTGAAGGGGCAAAATTAGTCTCTTTGATCAATTCCACAAATGCCAGTGCTTTAATTTTACCTCTGGATGAAAAACTACACACTCAAGCCACAGAAAGGGGTATTGCCTGGTTAGGAACGACCGAACCAAGATTATTATTTGCCAAAGTGATTGCTCTTTTTTATCAACCATATCGACCCAGTGCAGAAATTCATCCCACCGCAGTTATTCACGGGACAGCCAAAATCGGTAACGATGTCTATATTGGCGCTCATGTTGTAATTCAACCAGGGGTAGAAATTGGAAACAGTGCAATTATCCATCCCAATGTAGTAATTTATCCAGATGTAAAAATAGGTGAGCGCACCACCTTACACGCTAACTGCACCATTCACGAACGAACCCGCATCGGTGCAGACTGCGTAATTCATAGCAGTGCTGTCATCGGTGCAGAGGGTTTTGGCTTCGTACCCACCGATACAGGTTGGTTGAAAATGGAACAATCAGGTTACACAGTCTTAGAAGATGGAGTAGAAGTTGGTTGTAATACAGCCATAGACCGTCCCGCAGTTGGAGAGACCAGAGTCGGACGTAATACTAAAATAGATAACTTAGTACAAATTGGTCATGGTTGCGAAATTGGTGCTGGTTGTGCGATCGCCGGTCAAGCCGGTATGGCCGGAGGAGTAAAAGTCGGAAACAGAGTCATTTTAGCCGGACAAACAGGAATAGCTAATCAGGTAAAAATTGGAGATGGCGCGATTGCATCTGCTCAAGCAGGCATTCACAACAATATCGCACCAGGAGACATAGTTTCCGGCTCTCCCGCAATGCCACACAAACTATATCTCAAAGTATCTGCTATTTATAGCCGCCTTCCAGACATATATCAATCTGTCAAACAATTGCAACGTCAACTAGGACAACAATAA
- a CDS encoding IS5 family transposase (programmed frameshift): MERKSYPTDLSDMEWEILAPLIPPAKEGGHPPTTDMGEICNAIYFHLKTGCQWNMLPSDFPPRSTVYSYYRKWQGQGVREKFNHTLGGQVRSKLGKSTQPTALAADSQSVNTGPKKGDVYGFDGCKKVKGRKGQTLVDSLGLVLKVVVSEANAPERILAAYALMELLEEPTELLEKVQVLWVDSGYDGDKFALAVWFMIQAHVEVIGPTEQEFKVLPQPWVVERTFGWFNQYHRLSKDYERLTQMREGAIYALMTRIVLLPLVSSTFTL, encoded by the exons ATGGAACGAAAGTCTTACCCCACAGACTTAAGTGATATGGAGTGGGAAATCCTGGCCCCATTGATTCCACCAGCTAAAGAAGGAGGGCATCCACCCACAACAGATATGGGTGAAATATGTAATGCCATATATTTTCATTTGAAAACTGGATGTCAATGGAATATGCTTCCAAGTGACTTCCCGCCAAGGTCAACGGTATATAGCTATTACAGGAAATGGCAGGGCCAGGGGGTTCGGGAAAAATTCAACCATACATTGGGTGGTCAAGTTCGCTCGAAATTAGGTAAATCAACACAACCTACCGCGCTCGCCGCAGACAGTCAGTCGGTCAACACTG GACCAAAAAAAGGGGATGTGTATGGTTTTGACGGATGTAAAAAGGTAAAAGGAAGAAAGGGGCAGACTTTAGTTGATAGCCTGGGACTTGTGTTGAAAGTTGTTGTTAGTGAAGCGAATGCCCCAGAACGAATACTTGCTGCCTATGCACTAATGGAACTGCTAGAGGAACCCACAGAATTATTGGAAAAAGTCCAGGTTTTATGGGTTGATTCCGGTTATGACGGTGATAAATTTGCACTTGCAGTTTGGTTCATGATTCAAGCTCATGTTGAAGTCATAGGACCTACTGAGCAAGAATTTAAAGTTTTACCACAACCCTGGGTAGTAGAAAGAACATTTGGGTGGTTTAACCAATATCATCGTCTAAGCAAGGATTATGAGCGTTTAACACAAATGAGGGAAGGGGCTATATATGCTCTTATGACTAGAATTGTGCTACTTCCTCTTGTCTCCTCAACATTTACTTTATAA
- a CDS encoding ABC transporter permease codes for MTNTKISVETGRGWLIKLVTDETSLYVVKRLLQALLTIFLASALSFFIMKLSPGDYVDTLRQNPKISPERIEEIRRQFGLDKSWPQQFWLWLRQIITRGDFGTSFVYQRSVSSLLWERVPATLLLAITSLITTWAIAIPLGIIAAVKQNRPTDKILQVLSYAGQGFPSFISALFLLFLAQITTPLFPVGNMTSIDHAELTWLGKILDIVWHMILPLIALSMTSFAGLQRIMRGQLLDVLRQDYIQTARAKGLPEDRVIYVHALRNAINPLITLLGFELAGLLSGAFITENFFNWPGLGKLTLQAVLAKDQYLVMASLVMSAVLLIMGNLIADLMLKAADPRIKLEDLN; via the coding sequence ATGACAAATACAAAAATTTCCGTGGAGACGGGTCGAGGTTGGCTGATTAAGCTAGTGACTGATGAGACTTCTCTTTATGTGGTAAAACGATTATTGCAGGCTTTGTTGACGATTTTTCTAGCATCGGCTTTGTCGTTTTTTATTATGAAATTGTCTCCAGGGGATTATGTAGACACGCTGCGACAAAACCCGAAAATTTCGCCGGAACGAATTGAGGAAATACGACGACAATTTGGTTTAGATAAGTCTTGGCCGCAACAGTTTTGGTTGTGGTTGAGGCAAATTATTACTAGGGGTGATTTTGGTACAAGTTTTGTTTATCAACGTTCTGTATCTTCATTGTTGTGGGAACGAGTACCAGCGACGTTGTTGTTAGCGATCACTTCTTTAATTACAACATGGGCGATTGCTATTCCTTTAGGTATTATCGCTGCTGTTAAACAAAATCGTCCTACTGACAAAATTTTGCAGGTCTTGAGCTATGCTGGACAAGGTTTTCCCAGTTTTATTAGTGCCTTGTTCTTGTTATTTTTAGCTCAAATTACTACCCCACTGTTTCCGGTTGGTAATATGACTAGTATTGATCACGCTGAACTGACTTGGCTGGGTAAGATCTTAGATATTGTTTGGCATATGATCTTACCTTTAATCGCTTTAAGCATGACTAGTTTTGCTGGGTTACAACGGATAATGCGTGGTCAATTATTAGATGTTTTGCGCCAAGATTATATTCAAACTGCCCGCGCTAAAGGACTTCCAGAAGACCGGGTAATTTATGTTCATGCTTTGCGAAATGCTATCAATCCTTTAATAACTTTATTGGGTTTTGAGTTAGCAGGTTTATTAAGTGGTGCGTTTATTACAGAAAACTTCTTCAACTGGCCAGGTTTAGGGAAGTTGACTTTACAAGCAGTATTGGCAAAAGACCAATATTTAGTAATGGCTAGTTTGGTGATGAGTGCAGTTTTATTGATTATGGGGAATTTAATTGCTGACTTGATGTTAAAAGCTGCTGATCCAAGAATTAAGTTAGAAGATTTGAATTAG
- a CDS encoding adenine phosphoribosyltransferase, which produces MDLKSLIRDIPDFPRPGILFRDITTLLRDPDGLRYTIDFLAQKCIELEIQADCIVGMESRGFIFGAPLAYKLGSGFIPVRKRGKLPAAVHSIDYELEYGTDSLEVHQDALSPGRKVLIVDDLLATGGTASATAKLVQKTGCELVGFGFIIELGDLQGRKYLPDIPIISLVEY; this is translated from the coding sequence ATGGATTTAAAATCTCTGATTCGTGACATACCAGATTTTCCTAGGCCTGGAATTTTATTTCGCGATATTACTACCCTATTGCGTGATCCAGATGGTTTGCGTTATACTATTGACTTTTTAGCACAAAAATGTATTGAATTGGAAATACAGGCTGATTGCATTGTGGGTATGGAATCACGGGGGTTTATTTTTGGCGCACCTCTGGCTTATAAATTGGGTTCTGGTTTTATTCCTGTCCGCAAAAGAGGAAAGCTACCAGCAGCAGTTCATAGTATTGATTACGAACTAGAGTATGGTACAGATAGCTTGGAAGTACATCAGGATGCTTTAAGTCCAGGTAGAAAGGTTTTGATTGTAGATGATTTGCTTGCAACTGGTGGAACTGCAAGTGCTACGGCTAAGTTGGTGCAGAAGACTGGCTGCGAACTTGTAGGTTTTGGGTTTATCATCGAGCTAGGGGATTTGCAAGGTCGGAAATATCTGCCAGATATACCGATAATTTCCTTGGTGGAATATTAA
- a CDS encoding DUF3038 domain-containing protein, producing the protein MNVYASLTPFDSPTHEAMPMILDTLPDPAIARQGCPRRTTLQIDLMLLAIEALELGGSEAILAFAQELDLTKIIKNRVDLWRMRTSNPLRRAHSRRPLSILEAKALVVITCYIARRLTVVIRQILGIYQQLSEKQIPLEQNLRLANYLERFRTHFKSRMNSRRSVLLTLNSDEKLDELAIDLLAKLLFCTGTAGMQRFWISLFDGEVE; encoded by the coding sequence ATGAATGTTTACGCAAGTTTAACCCCGTTCGATTCTCCAACGCATGAAGCTATGCCCATGATTCTGGACACCTTACCAGATCCAGCGATCGCTAGACAGGGATGCCCACGTAGAACCACATTGCAAATTGACCTGATGTTACTGGCAATAGAGGCCTTAGAACTTGGTGGTTCTGAAGCTATTCTTGCTTTTGCCCAAGAATTAGACCTGACAAAAATTATTAAAAACCGGGTAGATTTATGGCGAATGCGCACTTCTAACCCCTTGCGACGAGCTCATAGCCGCCGACCGTTAAGCATTCTTGAAGCCAAAGCTTTAGTAGTAATTACCTGTTACATAGCGCGGCGTTTAACAGTTGTTATCCGTCAGATTCTGGGAATATATCAGCAATTGTCAGAAAAGCAAATTCCACTAGAACAAAATTTGCGTCTAGCTAACTACCTAGAAAGATTTAGAACGCATTTTAAAAGTCGCATGAATTCCAGACGTTCTGTTTTACTAACATTAAACTCTGACGAAAAATTAGATGAACTAGCTATAGATTTATTAGCAAAATTACTATTCTGCACTGGTACAGCTGGAATGCAGCGTTTCTGGATTTCTCTTTTTGACGGTGAAGTAGAATGA
- a CDS encoding DUF4335 domain-containing protein, protein MNIQRKYSLPNCTLLLEGLSDVTISTHFQELRPELSILVNAECYLSSYSQPIAGGREFFESLVRAVSAYAQEFLSNVPNPQAHNRESELVELHKIDTNHHKLIVHSEIPSGGLESQASNEGKQPAIQVDLTTVQLFDLVEAVDQFFADSQTLPELSLELQPVTRRYGGSSQGVFKQVVSASVGISSLAVAAVAFSLIPPPQVRPPERKSEEQTSTTIPTASPTPTIETASTASPIALPTRTTSALASVTPIIKDLEALVNSVPEITDPSQLRALNRQVYNQIHPVWSNRSEFREDLIYRLGVAADGSIIGYKAVNKGSNEAVNKTPLPKILYNPATRNITKEPIAQFRVVFTKLGVLEVSPWRGYVKTPEVIGEKITDSSTVKDLNQKLYNTIRQNWSATPTFSKDLKYRVAVNKGGVIADYEPLNQVAFDFFRETPLPQMFQSVYGSNLAAPNNKEALAHFQVIFKPSGTLEVQPWEGYR, encoded by the coding sequence ATGAATATTCAACGTAAGTACAGTCTACCTAATTGCACGCTGCTCTTAGAAGGTTTAAGTGATGTTACCATATCCACCCACTTCCAAGAACTGCGCCCAGAACTATCTATCTTGGTTAATGCAGAATGCTATTTATCTAGTTATAGTCAGCCCATAGCCGGAGGGCGGGAATTTTTTGAAAGCTTAGTCAGAGCAGTAAGCGCCTATGCTCAAGAATTTTTAAGCAATGTACCCAATCCCCAAGCACACAACCGGGAGTCCGAACTAGTAGAATTACATAAAATTGACACCAATCACCATAAATTGATTGTGCATTCTGAGATTCCCTCCGGCGGTTTAGAATCTCAAGCATCAAATGAAGGCAAACAGCCAGCCATTCAAGTTGATTTGACTACTGTACAGTTATTTGATTTAGTTGAAGCGGTAGATCAATTTTTTGCTGATAGCCAAACATTACCAGAGTTATCACTGGAACTACAACCCGTCACCAGACGCTATGGGGGTTCTAGTCAAGGCGTTTTCAAACAAGTAGTATCTGCCAGTGTGGGCATCTCCAGTTTAGCTGTTGCGGCAGTCGCTTTTAGCTTAATTCCTCCTCCCCAAGTACGTCCACCAGAACGTAAGTCAGAGGAACAGACTAGCACAACAATACCCACAGCCTCACCAACACCAACAATTGAAACTGCATCCACAGCATCACCTATAGCTTTACCGACACGAACCACATCAGCCTTAGCCTCAGTTACACCAATTATTAAAGATTTAGAAGCACTAGTAAATTCAGTTCCCGAAATTACTGACCCTTCCCAGCTCCGGGCATTAAATCGCCAAGTTTATAACCAAATTCATCCAGTGTGGAGTAATCGTTCTGAATTTAGAGAAGATTTAATCTATCGTTTGGGTGTAGCTGCTGATGGTAGTATTATCGGTTACAAAGCTGTGAACAAAGGTTCCAATGAAGCAGTAAACAAAACTCCACTGCCAAAAATACTATACAATCCTGCTACCCGCAATATTACCAAGGAACCGATCGCTCAATTCCGAGTAGTATTTACTAAACTAGGTGTCTTGGAAGTCAGTCCTTGGCGAGGATATGTCAAAACACCAGAAGTAATCGGTGAAAAAATCACAGACTCCAGTACAGTCAAAGATTTAAACCAAAAACTTTATAACACAATTCGCCAAAACTGGAGTGCTACACCAACTTTTTCCAAAGACTTGAAATATCGTGTGGCAGTAAACAAAGGTGGTGTCATCGCTGACTATGAACCACTCAACCAAGTAGCCTTTGACTTCTTCCGAGAAACACCTTTACCACAGATGTTTCAATCAGTGTACGGATCAAACCTAGCTGCTCCTAATAACAAAGAAGCACTTGCCCACTTCCAAGTAATCTTTAAGCCTAGCGGTACACTGGAAGTTCAACCCTGGGAGGGATACAGGTAA
- a CDS encoding transglycosylase domain-containing protein, with amino-acid sequence MSSPQPPQNPQTLLGQVTQAVNTIQARVDFSKLALKPNAKVPELWVQDAGADKAEIYPLLGDHYILGRSSKSCDIVVRNPVVSQIHLSLSRDSSQLTPTFTIKDQNSTNGIYLGKRRVTSLELRHGDVFTLGPPELAASVRLQYVDPPAWYVKAATLGLYGVGGVSALLALAIGLEWTEFAIRPLPTATRAPVVVYARDGSTPLREPRNIAHVDLKQLSDFSPYLPAAVVASEDSRYYWHFGIDPLGILRAVLINSRTGDVQQGASTVTQQVARSLFREYVGRQDSLGRKVREAVVSLKLETFYSKDDILLTYLNRVFLGGDTSGFEDAAKYYFDKSAKELTLAEAATLVGILPAPNAFDFCGDGPKKLGAADYRNRVVKRMLEMGKITTEDANRARRSTVQVSAKVCERQANTIAPYFYNYVFQELESILGEGAAREGNYIIETQLDPAIQAQAESSLRNSVSNAGSSFRFSQGSLVTLDSRTGSILAMVGGTDYKKSQFNRAVQAQRQPGSTFKIFAYTAALEQGILSSRSYSCAPLTWQGFTYKPCRSGGGGSLDIATGLALSENPIALRVAKEVGLNKVVDMAQRLGVKSSLDPVPGLVLGQSVVNVLEMTGAFGAIGNRGVWNPPHAISRILDSSDCEDRKDLKTCRVIYSFDQDPDGNKRVLKTDVADKMIGLMQGVVSRGTGRSASIGVGEEAGKTGTTDKNVDLWFIGFIPSQQLVTGIWLGNDNNNPTSGSSAQAAQLWGNYMRKITK; translated from the coding sequence ATGAGTTCCCCGCAACCGCCTCAAAACCCACAAACCTTACTTGGTCAAGTGACACAAGCAGTAAACACAATTCAAGCTAGGGTTGATTTTTCCAAACTGGCGCTCAAGCCCAATGCCAAAGTACCGGAACTCTGGGTGCAAGATGCGGGGGCGGACAAAGCGGAAATATATCCCTTATTGGGCGATCACTATATACTGGGCCGTAGTTCCAAATCCTGTGATATCGTCGTTCGTAACCCTGTTGTTAGCCAAATTCACCTATCCTTGTCGCGGGATTCCAGCCAACTGACTCCCACTTTCACCATCAAAGATCAAAATTCCACCAACGGCATTTATCTAGGGAAGCGACGAGTCACTTCCCTAGAACTGCGTCATGGTGATGTTTTCACCTTGGGACCCCCAGAACTAGCCGCTTCCGTTCGACTGCAATACGTAGATCCTCCTGCCTGGTACGTCAAAGCGGCAACATTGGGACTTTATGGTGTTGGCGGTGTCAGCGCCTTATTAGCCCTAGCAATTGGGCTGGAATGGACGGAATTTGCTATCAGACCCCTCCCGACAGCCACACGCGCCCCTGTAGTTGTTTATGCCCGTGATGGTTCTACTCCGCTGCGAGAACCCCGAAATATAGCTCATGTAGACCTAAAACAACTATCAGATTTTAGTCCCTACCTACCTGCTGCTGTAGTCGCTTCAGAAGACAGTCGTTATTACTGGCACTTTGGGATTGACCCATTAGGAATTTTGCGAGCCGTATTAATTAATAGCCGCACAGGTGACGTACAGCAGGGAGCTAGTACAGTTACTCAGCAAGTTGCCCGCAGTTTATTCCGAGAATATGTAGGTAGACAAGATTCCTTGGGGCGGAAAGTCCGCGAGGCTGTTGTTTCGTTGAAGTTAGAAACCTTTTATAGCAAAGATGATATTTTGCTGACCTACTTAAATCGAGTATTTTTAGGGGGAGATACTTCTGGCTTTGAGGATGCTGCTAAATATTACTTTGATAAATCTGCCAAAGAATTAACTCTTGCCGAAGCAGCAACCTTAGTAGGAATTTTACCGGCTCCCAACGCCTTCGATTTTTGTGGAGATGGACCCAAAAAACTGGGAGCAGCAGATTACCGCAATCGTGTTGTTAAGCGGATGTTGGAAATGGGCAAAATCACCACTGAAGATGCCAATCGAGCCAGACGTTCCACTGTTCAAGTCAGCGCCAAAGTTTGTGAAAGACAAGCCAACACAATTGCTCCTTACTTTTATAATTACGTCTTTCAAGAATTGGAATCAATTTTAGGGGAGGGAGCAGCAAGAGAAGGCAACTATATTATCGAAACACAATTAGATCCAGCAATTCAAGCTCAAGCAGAATCATCACTGCGAAATTCAGTTAGTAACGCTGGTTCAAGCTTTCGGTTTTCCCAAGGTTCTCTTGTTACCTTAGATTCCAGAACTGGAAGCATCTTAGCAATGGTAGGGGGAACCGATTATAAAAAAAGCCAATTCAATCGTGCTGTGCAAGCCCAAAGACAACCAGGTTCCACCTTCAAGATATTTGCTTACACCGCTGCACTTGAACAAGGAATATTATCATCCAGAAGCTATTCTTGCGCTCCTTTAACTTGGCAAGGTTTTACCTACAAACCCTGTCGGTCTGGAGGCGGTGGTAGTTTAGATATAGCTACAGGTTTAGCACTCTCAGAAAACCCCATTGCTTTAAGAGTTGCCAAAGAAGTGGGACTAAATAAAGTAGTGGATATGGCGCAGCGTTTGGGGGTCAAATCTTCACTTGATCCTGTTCCTGGTTTGGTTCTGGGTCAAAGTGTAGTCAATGTTTTGGAAATGACTGGTGCTTTTGGCGCTATTGGCAATCGTGGAGTGTGGAATCCACCCCATGCTATTAGCAGGATTTTAGACAGTAGTGATTGTGAAGACCGTAAGGATTTAAAAACCTGCCGCGTTATCTACTCCTTTGACCAAGATCCAGATGGTAATAAACGAGTTTTGAAAACAGATGTAGCCGATAAAATGATTGGTTTAATGCAGGGTGTAGTCTCCAGGGGTACTGGTCGTAGCGCGTCTATTGGAGTGGGAGAAGAAGCGGGAAAAACTGGTACAACTGATAAAAACGTGGACTTGTGGTTTATTGGTTTTATTCCCAGTCAGCAACTTGTAACTGGTATTTGGTTAGGAAATGACAATAATAACCCCACATCTGGTAGCAGCGCCCAAGCCGCCCAGTTATGGGGAAATTATATGCGGAAAATCACTAAGTAA
- the lspA gene encoding signal peptidase II, protein MRLKNRLFWILACVTFVIDQLTKYWVMKTFVLGQTLPLLPGVFHFTYVTNTGAAFSLLSGKVEWLRWLSLGVSLVLIAIASFGPVLSLSEQLGYGFILSGAMGNGIDRFFLGYVVDFLDFRLINFAVFNVADSFISIGIVCILIASFPKTPTSSSYR, encoded by the coding sequence ATGCGTTTAAAAAATCGCCTCTTTTGGATTCTTGCCTGCGTCACTTTTGTGATAGACCAATTAACAAAATATTGGGTAATGAAAACCTTTGTTTTAGGACAAACACTCCCACTGCTACCAGGAGTATTTCACTTTACCTATGTTACAAACACTGGAGCAGCTTTTAGTTTGTTAAGTGGAAAAGTAGAGTGGTTGCGCTGGTTATCCTTGGGTGTGAGTTTGGTATTAATAGCGATCGCATCCTTTGGCCCTGTTTTAAGCTTGTCGGAGCAGTTAGGTTATGGTTTCATTTTAAGTGGAGCTATGGGTAATGGTATTGATAGATTTTTCTTAGGCTATGTTGTTGATTTTCTCGATTTTCGCCTAATTAACTTTGCTGTATTTAATGTGGCTGATTCTTTTATTAGTATTGGTATTGTTTGTATCTTAATTGCTTCCTTCCCAAAAACACCAACTTCTTCTAGTTATAGATGA
- a CDS encoding biotin transporter BioY encodes MFAASNQLLWSMIGLLLTMGGTFLEAYGTTLPWNWSQQGIKTFSLGVSYQIGAVLLVGCLGGKNAGGLSQIAYLVMGLTLLPVFAEGGGMGYVKLSQFGYLLGFIPGAWICGYFAFKARPRIETLAFSCLCGLFTVHICGIAYLMISYLFPWRVGENLPLIQAILKYSWLSLPGQLVVVCAVTIVAYVLRHIMFY; translated from the coding sequence ATGTTTGCTGCTTCCAATCAATTACTATGGTCCATGATTGGCTTACTCCTAACAATGGGTGGCACGTTCCTAGAAGCCTATGGCACTACCTTACCTTGGAATTGGAGTCAGCAAGGAATTAAAACCTTTTCATTAGGTGTTAGTTATCAAATCGGTGCGGTGCTGTTGGTGGGTTGTTTAGGAGGCAAAAATGCTGGTGGGCTTTCCCAAATTGCTTATTTAGTCATGGGATTAACATTATTACCTGTATTTGCCGAAGGAGGGGGTATGGGTTATGTTAAGCTATCTCAGTTTGGCTATTTGCTCGGCTTTATTCCGGGAGCTTGGATTTGTGGCTATTTTGCCTTTAAAGCTAGACCTCGTATAGAAACATTGGCTTTTAGCTGTTTGTGTGGCTTGTTCACTGTACACATTTGTGGCATAGCTTACTTGATGATCAGTTATCTTTTCCCTTGGAGAGTTGGAGAAAATCTACCTTTAATCCAAGCCATCCTTAAATATTCCTGGTTGTCATTACCAGGACAACTAGTTGTAGTTTGTGCTGTCACTATAGTAGCTTATGTACTACGACATATAATGTTCTATTAG
- the pstS gene encoding phosphate ABC transporter substrate-binding protein PstS yields the protein MLLRNISGKNTRIKNLISILTLTLGLAACGGGSNPNNAATNETTGRTQNTTDSSPAKLELGGSVTLTGAGASFPVPLYQTWFAELNKKYPSLQVNYQSVGSGAGVEQFTKGTVDFGASDVAMKDEEIAKIPQNKGVLLLPVTAGSIVLAYNLPDVPALKLPRSVYADILLGKVKSWNDPAIAKANPEAKLPNLPIAVVYRADGSGTTGVFSKHLSAISREWKTKVGDGKSVKWPVGVGGKGNEGVTAQIQQTQGAIGYIEYGYAKQSNLKIAALENKSGKFITANEESASKTLEAVTLPENLRAFISDPEGADSYPVVTYTWILAHKKYPDAVKAKAMEAAIEYALTDGQKLAGELGYVPLPANVIAKVASSADQISPDYKIAVAAATSGTK from the coding sequence ATGCTATTACGTAATATTTCTGGTAAGAATACTCGCATAAAAAATTTAATTTCCATATTAACACTGACACTAGGTTTAGCTGCTTGTGGTGGTGGTTCAAACCCTAACAATGCTGCTACAAATGAAACTACAGGAAGGACTCAAAATACTACCGATTCTAGCCCTGCTAAATTGGAGTTGGGTGGAAGTGTTACCTTAACTGGTGCTGGTGCATCTTTTCCTGTACCACTTTACCAAACTTGGTTTGCTGAGTTGAACAAAAAGTATCCAAGTTTGCAAGTGAACTATCAATCAGTAGGTAGCGGTGCTGGGGTTGAGCAATTTACTAAAGGTACTGTGGATTTTGGTGCTAGTGATGTGGCAATGAAGGATGAAGAAATTGCCAAAATACCACAAAATAAGGGTGTACTTTTACTGCCTGTAACAGCTGGTAGCATTGTTCTAGCATACAACTTGCCGGATGTTCCTGCTCTGAAACTACCACGATCTGTTTATGCTGATATTCTACTGGGTAAAGTTAAGTCTTGGAATGATCCGGCGATCGCAAAGGCTAACCCTGAAGCCAAGTTACCCAATTTGCCCATAGCTGTTGTGTATCGTGCTGATGGCAGCGGTACTACAGGTGTATTCTCAAAACATCTCAGCGCCATTAGTCGAGAATGGAAAACTAAAGTTGGTGATGGCAAAAGTGTAAAATGGCCAGTGGGAGTTGGTGGTAAAGGTAATGAAGGTGTTACTGCCCAAATCCAACAAACTCAAGGTGCAATTGGTTACATAGAATATGGCTACGCTAAACAAAGTAACTTGAAAATTGCTGCTTTGGAAAATAAGAGTGGTAAGTTTATTACGGCAAATGAAGAATCAGCATCTAAAACTTTAGAGGCTGTAACCTTACCAGAAAATCTCCGCGCTTTCATTTCCGATCCAGAAGGTGCAGATTCTTACCCTGTTGTCACGTATACTTGGATTCTAGCCCATAAAAAATATCCTGATGCAGTAAAAGCAAAAGCTATGGAAGCAGCGATCGAGTATGCTTTAACTGATGGTCAAAAGCTCGCTGGTGAATTAGGCTATGTTCCTCTACCAGCAAATGTGATTGCTAAGGTGGCTTCATCTGCTGACCAAATCAGTCCTGATTATAAAATTGCAGTTGCTGCTGCTACTAGTGGCACTAAGTAA